The genomic stretch CGGTCAGGAGCCGGGCCTTGGACTTGCCGAAGCTCATCGCCTTGCCACCGCCCGACTGCAGCTGCCGCATGAAGAAGAAGAAGATCGCGATCAAGAGCAGCATCGGCAGCCACGACAGCAGCAGCTGCGGCCAGACCGAGCCCTCCTCGCGCTTCTCGATCTTGTAGGGGATGCCCGAGGCCTTGAGCGCGGCGATGTCCTGCTCGCTCCAGGTGCCCTGGACCACGGCCTTCTCGGTCTGGGTGCGGTAGGTGATGACGAACTTGGCGTCCTGGTGCTCGCCCGGGGTGACCCGGATCAGCTCGATCGCCGAGTCGGCGTCGGGCTGGCCGGCGGCCTTGCGATCGGCCCGGGCCTTGGCCTCGTCGGTGAGGATCGCGTTGAAGGTCCTGGCGTCGATCGTCTTCTTGCTGCTCGAGGAGTCGGTGAACATCGAGTAGACGCTCACGAACACGACGATCAGGATCAGCCAGATGAGGATGGTCTTGGTGGACTGGCGCAAGGGACGAACCGCCTAGGCGTCGGGACGACGCTCGTGGGCGAGTATACCCGGCCAGCCCTCCCCGACCACCCACGGATCGTCGAAAGGACCTGACTATTCGGGCAGGTCGGCGCGCACGACGATCGTCGTCTGCCACGCCGGCCCGACGTGCTCGGCCCAGGCGATCGCCCCGCTGGCCGCGATCACGACCCGGGCCCCGGCGCGGAGCCCGCGCGCCACCTTGAGGTCGCCGTACAGATCGGACAGCTTGCGCGAGCCGCCGCGCAGCCGGGCCGGCCGCATGCGATCCCCGGGCTGCCACGGACGGATCTGGTAGGGCCCGTCGGGGCCGAGCGCGCGCAGCGGCGGGGCCGCGGCCGCGGGCCCGGCGATCACCAGCGCGTCGTAGATCCGCTCGACCCGGCCGCCCGGGAGGTCGAGGCCGCGGGTGCCGGCGGTCGGCGCCCGGGCCAGCTCGAGCACCGCGACCACGGCCGCGTGCTCGTAGCTGCGGCCGTGCCGGGCCAGCCACCCCGCGATCACCCGCCGGGCCAGGGCCGCCGGCGCCGCGGCCAGCGGCGCGCACCCCAGGCGATCGTCGGCGTCGACCACCGCGGCCTCCACCGCCGCCACGGCCGGCGCCAGGGCGACGCGATCGTCGGCGGCCTGGGCCGCGAGCTGGGCCAGCGCCCGCTCGATCTGCGGGTTGCGCGCCGCCAGCGCCGGCACGATCTGCTGCCGCAGCCAGACCCGCGTGAACGCCGGATCGTCGTTCATCGGATCGTGCCAGGGCGCGAGCCCGAGCGCGTCGACGTAGGCGCGGATCGCCGCGCGCGGGTGCACCAGCAGCGGCCGGATGAACGGCCCGCGCCGGGGCGCGATCGCCGCGAGCCCGTCGGGGCCGGTGCCGCGCACCAGCCGCAGGAGCACGGTCTCGGCCTGATCGCTGGCGGTGTGGCCGGTGGCGATCAGCTCGTCGCCGGCCAGCGCCACCAGCGCCTGGTCGCGGGCGCCCCGGGCCTGGGCCTCCCACGACGGCCCAGGCGGCACCTCGATCGCGACCACCGCCAGCGCCAGGCCCCGGGCCGCGGCCCAGGCCCGGACGTGCGCGACCGCCGCGGCGCTGGCCGCCGCGCCGTGATCGACATGCAGCAGCCGGACCGCGCTCGCGCCCAGGTGGGCGACCGCGGCGTCGGCCAGCACCGACGAGTCGGGGCCTCCGGAGAACGCGACGTCGAGCCGGCGCCGGCCGTGGCGCGCCAGCTCGGCGGCGACGGTGGCACGGATCGCCGCGACCTCGGGAGCGCTCACCCGGCCAGGATACAGGCGCCGCCGGCGAGTTGCGCTGGGCCCGGCGCGCCACTACGTTGCGCCGACGTGACAAGACCCGACGACGCTGGCCCCCTCGCCTCCCTGCGCGCGCAACTGACCGGGCCCCGCGGTCGGGCGCGGGTCGAGGCGCTGCTCGAGGCCGACGATCCGGCCGCCGCGGTCGCGGCGCTGGCGCCCAACGCGATCCACGAGCTCGTCGTCGACGTCGGCCTGGCCGAGGCCGGCGAGCTGCTGGCGCTGGCGACCCCGGCGCAGATCCAGGGCTGCTTCGACCTCGAGGTCTGGGATCGCGATCGGGTCGACGTGGCCCAGGCCCGGCCCTGGCTCGCGGCGATCCTCGACCTCGGCTTCGAGAAGGTCGGGGAGGTCTGGCACGGGCTCGATCCCGAGTGGCGGGCCCTGTTCATCGCCGCGCACACGATCATCTACGACCTGACCGGCGGCGAGGATCCCGATCACGACTACGAGTACGCCGACGATCCCGATCCGCCCCCGGTCTGGTTCACGCCCGACGGCGCGTTCGCGATCCGGCTGCTCGGCGGCGACGATCAGGCGCGGCTGATCATGGCGCTGGTCGACGATCTGTACCGGGCCGACATGGCCCTGGCGCGGCACACGCTGCTCGCGGCGCGGTCCGAGCCGGCGGCGTCGCTCGAGGAGACCAGCTACCGCTGGCGCTCCGGCCGGATGGCCGACCTCGGCTACGTCGACTTCTACGAGGCGCTCGAGCTGTTCGCGCCGCTGGCGGTCGAGCAGTTCGCCGCCGAGGCCCCGGCCACGACCGAGGTCCTCGACGACGCGCTCGCGCTGCCGCTGGCGGTGATCGAGCAGCTGGTCGCCAAGACCTTCCTGGCCCAGGTCTGGGATCGGGCGGCGACCGACGCGCCGGCGGTCCACGCCCGCCTGCAGCAGGCGCTGGTCACGCTGGTCAACAAGGTGCTGTCGGCGGCGCGGGTCAAGCCCGGCGACGCGACCGCGCTGGCCGGCGCCGCCGAGTACGCGACCGCGACCGTGTCGCTCGGCCTCGAGTCGGTGGCGCGCGGCGACGTCGCGCGCGCGGTCGCGCTCTTGCCGACGGCGTCGCTGACCCGCCTGCACCGGGTCGGCTACACCGTGACCTTGCGCCTGGCCAAGGTCGCCGCGGCGCTGGCGCCCCGGGCCGCGACCGCCGACGACGTCGCCCAGGCGATGGTCACCGCGCTCAACGGGCCGCGGCCGTGGTTCGCGCGCGCCGCCGACCAGCCGCCGGGCGTCGGCGTGCGCCCGTTCGAGTCGACCGCCGATCTGCGGCGCGCGGCCGAGGTGCTGGCGGTGCTGGCGCTGCGGATCGCCGTCGCGGAGCGGCTCGGGATCGTGCTGACCGGCGGCGCCCGCGCCGAGGACCGGCCCCCGCTCGACGCCTACGCCCGGACCGCGCTCGCGCGCTGGCTGGCCGCGGGCGCGCTCGCGCCGCAGGCGCTGTCGATGGCCGAGCTGCGGGCCGCCCGGGCCGCCCTGGTCGCGGGGGTCGATCGCGCCGCCGCGATCGCCGCGGTCCAGGCGCTGCTCGGCGACGATGGCGGCCTGTCGCCGAAGCTGGCCGAGGTCGTCGACGGCTGGCTGGCCGACCTGGCCGAGACCGTGCTCGCCCTCGACCTCGACGACGCGGTCGACGGCCGCTTCGTCGACGGCGTGCTGATCGCGACCGAGGCGTGACCCCCGGGCGCACGGGCGCGCGTGAGGTCGAGCGGGGCGCGGCGCCCCACGGTCGTGCCGTCGGCGCGCGCCGCTGGATCGCCCCGGCGCGGGGGCGCCACGGCGCACGCGCCGCCACGCGTCGACGCGGCGGGAGCGCTGACGCTACGGTGTGCCGGCGCCCTTGCCCTCGAGCTTGAACGCGGCCGCGGCCGCCGCGTTCTGATCGGCGGCCTTCTTCGAGGTGCCCTCGGCCCGCGCGTACAGCTCGTCGCCGATCCACACCTCGACCACGAACTGCTTGGCGTGATCGGGCCCGATCTCGGCCACGACCTTGTAGACCGGCGGGCGCTTGAGCCGGGCCAGCGCCATCTCTTGCAGTCGGGTCTTGAAGTCGTAGAAGCCGGTGTGCTCGACGTTCTCGATCCGGTGGGCCAGCAGCCGCTCGACCATCTCGGCCGCGGCCGAGTAGCCGCCGTCGAGGTAGACCGCCGCGATCACCGCCTCGAACGCGTCGGCCAGGATCGAGCGCTTGGTGCGGCCGCCGCTCTTGTCCTCGCCCTTGCCCAGGCGCAGCCACGTGCCGAGGCTGAGCGACGCCGCGACCTCGGCCAGGCCGGCCTCGCTCACGACCTGGGCCCGGGTCACCGACAGCTCGCCCTCGCGCAGCTGCGGGAACCGGGTCATGAGCCGGTGGCCGACCACCAGATCGAGCACGGCGTCGCCGAGGAACTCGAGCCGCTCGTTGTCGCCGCCGACGGCCTCGGCGTGCTCGTTGAGCCACGAGCTGTGGCGCAGCGCGACGTCGAGCGTGGCGCGGTTGCCGAAGTGATAGCCGAGCACGACCTCGAGCGCGCTGAGATCGGAGGGGTCGGACACGCGCGCACCATAGCAAAGCCCGGGCGCCGGCCGCGCCGCCGCGCACACGCCGATCGCGCCCGGGCGCCGGCTCCGGTAGACTCCCGCCCGTGGAGGCGCCCACTCGCATCGGCCGCTATCATGTGCTCGCGCCGATCGCGCGCGGCGGCATGGCCGAGGTGTTCCGCGTCAAGACCGTGGGCCTGGCCGGGTTCGAGAAGGTCCAGGCGCTCAAGCGGATCGCCCGGGCCCAGGCCCGCGAGCCGCGGTTCATCCGGTCGTTCATCGACGAGGCCCGGATCGCCGCCGAGCTCAGCCACAAGAACGTGGTGCAGGTGTTCGACTTCGGCGAGGTCGACGGCGACCTGTACCTGACGATGGAGCTGGTCGATGGCCTCGACCTCAAGACCGCGCTCGACCGGGCCCGGGCCAGCGGCCGGACGCTGCCGTCGACGCTGGCGTGCCACGTGATCGCCGAGGTCGCGGCCGGCCTCGACTACGCCCACCGGCGCACCGACGCCGCCGGCCACCCGCTCGGCATCGTCCACTGCGACGTGTCGCCGGCCAACGTCATGCTGTCGTCCGAGGGCCACGTGAAGATCCTCGATTTCGGCATCGCCCGGGCCAGCTTCGCCCACGCGGTCGAGCGCCGGCGCCTGCGCGGCAAGCCGCGCTACATGGCGCCCGAGCAGACCCGCGGCGAGCGCCCGACCACCGCGACCGACGTGTTCGCGCTCGCGACGGTGGCGTGGGAGCTCCTGACCGGGCGGCTGCTGTTCGACGGCGCCGACGTCGCGGCCACGCTCGCGGCGGTGCGCGGCCAGCCGATCCCGCCGATCGATCGGGTCTGCCCCGAGGTGCCGATGGCGGTCGCGCGCGCGCTCGACCGGGCGCTCGATCGCGAGCCGGCGCGCCGGGCCAGCGCGCTCGAGGTCGCCCGGGCCGCGACCCTCGGCGCCGCTGGCGCCACCGCGCGCACGCTCGCGGCGTGGCTCGACGACGTCATCGCCCACGCCGGCCCGCCCGCGCCGCCGCAGTTCGCGGCCGCCACCGCCGACACCCTCGCGCGCGAGCCGGTGCCCGAGCCGACCTCGGCCGCGGTGACGGCGCCCATGCGCCCCGGCGCGGCCGCGATCCCGACCTGGACGCCGGGCACCTCGTCGGACACCACGACGCGCCCGTTCGGTGACGACGCCGAGCCCACCAGCACCGACGGGCCGGGCTACGCCTGGCTCGACGAGGAGACCGAGCTCGGGGGCCCGGCGATCGGCACGCTCGACGTGGCCGACCTGCTCGACGCCGCCGATGGCGCCGACCTGGCCGACGCCACGATCGATCAGCCGCTCGACCTCGCGACCCACCCGCCGCCGACGACGCGGTCGCCGTCGTAGATCACCGCGGCCTGGCCCGGCGCCGCGATCAGCGGCTCGGCCAGCGCGACCTGCACCCGCGGCCCGACGGTGATCCGCGCCGGCACCCGGGGCCCGCGGTGCCGGACCTGGACCTGGACCTCGGCCGCGAGCGGCCCGAGCCAGCGCGGCTCGTCGAGCACGAACCCGGCGGTGGCGGCGTCGGCGCGGGCCCCGACCGTGACCGTGCCGGCGACCGGATCGATCGCGGTGACGAACCGGCGATCGTCGGGGCCGAGGCCGCGCAGGTTGCCGAGGCCCTTGTGCTGGCCGATCGTGAACCGGTGGACGCCGTCGTGGCGGCCCAGCGCGACGCCGCGGTCGTCGACGATCGCGCCCGCGGTCGGCAGCGTCCGGCCCCGGGTCAGCGCCGCCGCGGCCACGAACCCGGCGTGGTCGCCGTCGGGCACGAAGCAGATCTCCTGCGACTCGGGCTTGGCGGCGTTGGGCAGGCCGAGCTCGGCGGCGAGCGCGCGCACCGCCGGCTTGGTCAGCTCGCCCAGCGGGAACCAGACCTCGGCCAGCGCGGCGGGCGGCATCGAGAACAGGAAGTACGACTGATCCTTGTCGGGGTCGCGCGCCCGCCACAGCGCCGGCGCGCCGTCGGGACCGGGCGCGATCCGGCCGTAGTGGCCGGTGGCCAGCACGTCGGCGCCGATCGCCCGGGCCCGGGCCAGGAGCGGCGCGAACTTGACGTGCTGGTTGCAGCGCACGCACGGGTTGGGGGTCTTGCCGTCGAGGTAGGTCGTGACGAAGTCGTCGACGACGGTGCGCGCGAACTCGGCCTCGAGGTCGAGCACGTAGAACGGGATGTCGAGGTGCTCGGCGACCCGGCGCGCGTCCTCGACGTCGCGCGGCCCGCAGCAGCGCCCGCGCGCGGTGCCGGTGGTGCGGGCGTCGTAGAGCCGCATGGTCATGCCGATGACGCGGTGGCCGGCGCGCACCAGCAGCCCGGCGGCGGTGGCCGAGTCGACGCCGCCCGACAGCGCCACCACGACGGTGCGCGCGGGCGCGGGGGGGACGGGCGCGGTCATGGCGTGCTACCCATGCCAGAGATGTCAGCCCCCGGCAAGCCGTCCGCGATCGAGGTCTCCGCCACCGATCTCGACGACGACGGCGCCGGGGTCGCCACCGTCGACGGCCGCACGCTCCACGTGGCCGACCTGCTCCCGGGCGAGCGGGCCCGGGTGGCGTGGATCCACCAGAGCAAGCAGCGGCCCGAGGCCTGGGGTCGGATCGTCACCCGCACGTCGCCGCCGTCGCCCGACCGGGTCAAGCCGCCGTGTCCGGCGTTCGGACGCTGCGGCGGGTGCCCGTGGCAGCACCTCGCCTACCCGGCCCAGCTCGCGGCCAAGCACCGCCAGGTCGCCCGCGCGCTCGGCGATCAGGTGACCCCGGCCGCGGTGGTGCCGGCGCCGCACCAGCTCCACTACCGCGCCAAGGGCAAGTACGTGGCCGGGCGCACCGACGGCCACCTCGCGCTCGGCGCCTGGGCCCGCGATCGCCACCAGTTCGTCGACACCGCCGGCTGTCAGGTCGTGACCCGCGCGATCGATCGCGTGCGCGGCGCGGTGATCGCCGCGGCCGCGGGCGCGCGGCTGGCGCCGTTCGACGAGCAGCGCGGCACCGGCCAGCTCCGCTACGCGATCATCCGCCAGGCCCGCGACGGCCGGCTGCTGGTGGCGCTGGTGGTGCGCAGCAACACGCCCGCGGTCGCGGTCGCCGCGGCCGGGCGCGCGCTGATCGAGGACCCGACGATCGTCGGCGTGGTCCGGATCGACAACGACCGCACCGACGGCGCGCTCGCGGCGTCGCCGCCGGTGCTGGTGGCCGGCGACGCCACGCTGCCCGATCGGATCGCCGGGGTCGACGTCGCGCTCGGCGCCACCGAGTTCGCCCAGGTCAACCCGGTCGCGACCGACGCGCTCTACGCCCACGTCGCGGCCCAGGTCGCGCTGGCGCCGGGCGAGCGCGCGGCCGACGTCTACGCCGGCCTCGGCGGCATCAGCTTCGCGCTGGCCCGCGCCGGCGCCACCGTCACCGCGATCGAGCGCGACGCCAGCGCGATCGCCGCGCTCACCGCCGCCGCGACCGCGGCCGGCCTGGCGATCACCGGGGTCGTCGGCGACGCCGAGGTCCTGGCCGAGCGCGGCGCCGATCTGGCGGCGATCGTCGTCAACCCGCCGCGCAAGGGCTGCTCGGCGGCGACCCTGGCGGCGGCCACGGCGTCGACCGCCGGCCGGCTGGTCTACGTCAGCTGCGGCCCCGACGCGCTCGGCCGCGATCTGCGGGCGCTGACCGGCAGCGGCTGGCGCATCGATCACGCGCAGCCGTTCGACCTGATGCCCGGGACCGCGCAGGTCGAGACGGTCGTGCGCCTGGTGCGCTGAGCGGGCAACGGTCAGGGCCGCTTGGGCTTGCGCATGAACGACTCGCGCGAGGTCTCGATCAGCTTGACCGAGCAGGTCGCGCGCACCGGGCGACCGCCCGGCATGAACATCGTGTACTTGGTGCTGACCGACTCGACCACGCCCACGAACTTGGGCAGATCGTCGCCCCACAGGATCATCACCCGCGGCGGCCGACGCCGGTCCTCGTCGCCGGCCTCGTCCATCACCAGCATCATCTTCTGGAGCGGCTCGACGTACTGCTTGTGAACGTCGAACGGCGCGCCCCCCGGCCCGACCGTCTCGAAGGTGTCGAAGAACAGCTCGAGCTGGAGCGTGCGCGCGTTGGACGTGGTGAACGTCAACTCGGGGTGATCGCCCTTGCTGGTGGCGCTCGGGCTCCACGACGCCGACTTGTCGACCTGGATCTCCTTCGGGTTGTACTGCGCCCAGAGCCCCTCGTTCGACTTGTCGAGGTTGGCGATCACCAACTTCTTGAGCACCCGATCTGCGTCCTGTGGGCTGTGCCGGCTCGCCAGCGGGTAGGTCGGTCGCGTGGGCAGGGTCGGAAGGTCGTCGGCGCTCATGGTTGCCCCTGTTCTCGACCGCGCGCGTGCGCGGTTGCGTGATCGGCCGAAAATTTGGACCGCGCCCGGGCCGGGCCTACGGTTTCGGGCATGTGGCGCCTGGCCTTGGTCGTGACGGTGGCGGCGTGCGGCGCCCGGGCGCCGCTGTCGACCCACCGGACCGCGCCGGCGCCGGGCGTGCTGACCGCCCCGCCCGGGGAGGCCCCGCCGGCCGCGGCGGGCCCGGTCACCGAGGCCCTGGCGCCGACGTACCCCCGCGCCGCCGACGGCGGCGTCGTGCTGTCGCGGCTGCCCAGCCCGCACCGCGAGCGCCCGGCGCCGACCCCGCCGATCGACCGCATCGACGACGCCCGCGCGCTGGTCGGCCGCCGCGACCCGCGTCCGCCCCTGGTCGCCGCGCTGGCGTGGTCCAGC from Myxococcales bacterium encodes the following:
- the tilS gene encoding tRNA lysidine(34) synthetase TilS, whose translation is MSAPEVAAIRATVAAELARHGRRRLDVAFSGGPDSSVLADAAVAHLGASAVRLLHVDHGAAASAAAVAHVRAWAAARGLALAVVAIEVPPGPSWEAQARGARDQALVALAGDELIATGHTASDQAETVLLRLVRGTGPDGLAAIAPRRGPFIRPLLVHPRAAIRAYVDALGLAPWHDPMNDDPAFTRVWLRQQIVPALAARNPQIERALAQLAAQAADDRVALAPAVAAVEAAVVDADDRLGCAPLAAAPAALARRVIAGWLARHGRSYEHAAVVAVLELARAPTAGTRGLDLPGGRVERIYDALVIAGPAAAAPPLRALGPDGPYQIRPWQPGDRMRPARLRGGSRKLSDLYGDLKVARGLRAGARVVIAASGAIAWAEHVGPAWQTTIVVRADLPE
- the rnc gene encoding ribonuclease III, which produces MSDPSDLSALEVVLGYHFGNRATLDVALRHSSWLNEHAEAVGGDNERLEFLGDAVLDLVVGHRLMTRFPQLREGELSVTRAQVVSEAGLAEVAASLSLGTWLRLGKGEDKSGGRTKRSILADAFEAVIAAVYLDGGYSAAAEMVERLLAHRIENVEHTGFYDFKTRLQEMALARLKRPPVYKVVAEIGPDHAKQFVVEVWIGDELYARAEGTSKKAADQNAAAAAAFKLEGKGAGTP
- a CDS encoding serine/threonine protein kinase, whose amino-acid sequence is MEAPTRIGRYHVLAPIARGGMAEVFRVKTVGLAGFEKVQALKRIARAQAREPRFIRSFIDEARIAAELSHKNVVQVFDFGEVDGDLYLTMELVDGLDLKTALDRARASGRTLPSTLACHVIAEVAAGLDYAHRRTDAAGHPLGIVHCDVSPANVMLSSEGHVKILDFGIARASFAHAVERRRLRGKPRYMAPEQTRGERPTTATDVFALATVAWELLTGRLLFDGADVAATLAAVRGQPIPPIDRVCPEVPMAVARALDRALDREPARRASALEVARAATLGAAGATARTLAAWLDDVIAHAGPPAPPQFAAATADTLAREPVPEPTSAAVTAPMRPGAAAIPTWTPGTSSDTTTRPFGDDAEPTSTDGPGYAWLDEETELGGPAIGTLDVADLLDAADGADLADATIDQPLDLATHPPPTTRSPS
- the mnmA gene encoding tRNA 2-thiouridine(34) synthase MnmA; the encoded protein is MTAPVPPAPARTVVVALSGGVDSATAAGLLVRAGHRVIGMTMRLYDARTTGTARGRCCGPRDVEDARRVAEHLDIPFYVLDLEAEFARTVVDDFVTTYLDGKTPNPCVRCNQHVKFAPLLARARAIGADVLATGHYGRIAPGPDGAPALWRARDPDKDQSYFLFSMPPAALAEVWFPLGELTKPAVRALAAELGLPNAAKPESQEICFVPDGDHAGFVAAAALTRGRTLPTAGAIVDDRGVALGRHDGVHRFTIGQHKGLGNLRGLGPDDRRFVTAIDPVAGTVTVGARADAATAGFVLDEPRWLGPLAAEVQVQVRHRGPRVPARITVGPRVQVALAEPLIAAPGQAAVIYDGDRVVGGGWVARSSG
- the rlmD gene encoding 23S rRNA (uracil(1939)-C(5))-methyltransferase RlmD — protein: MSAPGKPSAIEVSATDLDDDGAGVATVDGRTLHVADLLPGERARVAWIHQSKQRPEAWGRIVTRTSPPSPDRVKPPCPAFGRCGGCPWQHLAYPAQLAAKHRQVARALGDQVTPAAVVPAPHQLHYRAKGKYVAGRTDGHLALGAWARDRHQFVDTAGCQVVTRAIDRVRGAVIAAAAGARLAPFDEQRGTGQLRYAIIRQARDGRLLVALVVRSNTPAVAVAAAGRALIEDPTIVGVVRIDNDRTDGALAASPPVLVAGDATLPDRIAGVDVALGATEFAQVNPVATDALYAHVAAQVALAPGERAADVYAGLGGISFALARAGATVTAIERDASAIAALTAAATAAGLAITGVVGDAEVLAERGADLAAIVVNPPRKGCSAATLAAATASTAGRLVYVSCGPDALGRDLRALTGSGWRIDHAQPFDLMPGTAQVETVVRLVR